A genomic stretch from Georgenia muralis includes:
- a CDS encoding Nif3-like dinuclear metal center hexameric protein — protein MPLTVADVVAVLEEHYPPRTAQDWDAVGLVLGDPAAAVTSVVLAVDPTEEVVTEALARGADLLLTHHPLYLRGTSSVAATDPKGRAVHRLVTGGCALYAAHTNADAAADGVSQALADLLGLTRTVPVEPLDAPALDTLTTFVPRDSTAGVLDALAAAGAGRLGDYERAAFHSPGTGTFRPLPGAHPAVGQVGTVEDVAEDRLEMVLPRERRAAVLAALRQAHPYEEPAHSLVAQAPVPADTGTGRIGRLPEAMTLRAFAELVARVLPPTAQGIRVGGDLDAEVRTVAVCGGSGDSLLGRVRSLGADVYLTADLRHHPASEHLAGGRPFLVDATHWASEWPWLPRAAEVLRAAALARGARLDLHVSTLVTDPWAVHLPQTPSGAASPHEGASS, from the coding sequence ATGCCGCTGACCGTCGCCGACGTCGTCGCCGTCCTCGAGGAGCACTACCCCCCGCGCACGGCGCAGGACTGGGACGCCGTCGGGCTCGTCCTGGGGGACCCGGCCGCCGCGGTCACCTCGGTGGTCCTGGCGGTCGACCCCACCGAGGAGGTCGTCACCGAGGCGCTCGCCCGCGGCGCCGACCTGCTCCTCACCCACCACCCGCTCTACCTGCGCGGGACGTCCTCCGTGGCGGCGACCGACCCCAAGGGCCGGGCCGTCCACCGCCTGGTCACCGGCGGGTGCGCCCTCTACGCCGCGCACACCAACGCCGACGCGGCCGCCGACGGCGTCTCGCAGGCCCTGGCCGACCTCCTGGGACTCACCCGGACCGTCCCGGTGGAGCCGCTGGACGCCCCCGCGCTGGACACCCTGACGACCTTCGTGCCCCGGGACAGCACCGCCGGCGTCCTCGACGCGCTCGCCGCCGCCGGCGCCGGCCGGCTGGGGGACTACGAGCGGGCCGCCTTCCACTCGCCCGGGACCGGGACGTTCCGGCCCCTCCCCGGGGCGCACCCCGCCGTCGGGCAGGTCGGCACCGTCGAGGACGTCGCCGAGGACCGGCTGGAGATGGTGCTCCCGCGCGAGCGGCGCGCCGCCGTCCTGGCGGCGCTGCGACAGGCGCACCCGTACGAGGAGCCCGCCCACAGCCTCGTCGCGCAGGCACCCGTCCCGGCCGACACGGGCACCGGGCGCATCGGGCGGCTGCCCGAGGCGATGACCCTCCGGGCGTTCGCCGAGCTCGTCGCCCGGGTGCTCCCCCCCACCGCGCAGGGCATCCGGGTGGGCGGGGACCTCGACGCCGAGGTCCGCACCGTCGCGGTCTGCGGCGGGTCCGGCGACTCCCTCCTCGGCCGGGTGCGCTCCCTCGGCGCCGACGTCTACCTCACCGCCGACCTGCGCCACCACCCCGCCTCGGAGCACCTCGCGGGCGGGCGCCCCTTCCTCGTCGACGCCACCCACTGGGCCAGCGAGTGGCCCTGGCTGCCGCGCGCCGCCGAGGTGCTCCGCGCCGCCGCGCTCGCCCGCGGCGCTAGGTTGGACCTGCACGTGTCCACCCTCGTCACCGACCCGTGGGCGGTGCACCTCCCGCAGACACCGAGCGGCGCCGCGTCGCCGCACGAAGGAGCCTCCTCGTGA
- a CDS encoding DUF3052 domain-containing protein — protein MSGSAGAGAGFGFTTGQVIQEWGYDEDVSLEVREAIEVATGTELVDEDYGDVCDGSLIWWREEDAEVEDLTDLLVDAQANLDDGGLIWVLTPKPGRPGHVRPADVEDAARTAGMHATSAVSAAPTWSGIRIAARSRGR, from the coding sequence GTGTCAGGGAGCGCGGGTGCGGGGGCCGGTTTCGGCTTCACCACCGGGCAGGTCATCCAGGAGTGGGGCTACGACGAGGACGTCTCGCTCGAGGTGCGCGAGGCCATCGAGGTGGCCACCGGCACCGAGCTGGTGGACGAGGACTACGGCGACGTGTGCGACGGCTCCCTCATCTGGTGGCGCGAGGAGGACGCCGAGGTGGAGGACCTCACGGACCTGCTCGTCGACGCCCAGGCCAACCTCGACGACGGCGGCCTCATCTGGGTCCTCACGCCCAAGCCGGGCCGGCCGGGCCACGTGCGCCCCGCCGACGTCGAGGACGCCGCGCGCACGGCGGGGATGCACGCCACGTCCGCCGTCTCCGCGGCGCCCACGTGGTCGGGCATCCGCATCGCCGCGCGCAGCCGCGGCCGCTGA